Sequence from the Methanosarcina siciliae T4/M genome:
CTTTGTTTCCGCTCTGCAAAAAGTAGGAGGGGGAGAAGGGAGATCAGTAGTATGGGTACATTCCAGTCTCCTTTTCCTACGGCTATGTATGCCACGAACCCGCAAATAGCAATTCCTCCAATTCCCAGGAGAAGAGATGCTTTCTTTGAACGTTTTTCAAGCCTGTATAATGTTATGCTTTCAACTTCTTCGTAAGGAATTTCAAATTTCTTCAGTCTGAAAGCCTGCAGATGTACCCCTAATTTATTTACAAGAACTGCTGTGTCGAAGGTTTTGAGAATTAGGAAGTAAAAAGAAATGTTAAACAAAAAGATACCTGTCAGGAAAAAAAGAATTTCCTCCGGATACTTAAGGGAAAGGAGCAGCCTGAAACTTATCATGAAATATATCAGGAACAGAGTTGTGTTTGCAGGAAAAAGTACATTTGAAGTTCGTAACTCGGGGAGATTTCCTGTTTTTCCGGAAACCGGGGTCGTATTTACAAAGGAACATAATTGTCTTCTTTGCGGTGCCATTTTTCCGCAAACCGGGCACCATCCCATCAGTTTTTTTATCTGCTCAAATGCAGCAGCTTTGGCAGGCATTTATTTTCTCTCCCGAATAATGTATGATTTCT
This genomic interval carries:
- a CDS encoding DUF1673 family protein; protein product: MPAKAAAFEQIKKLMGWCPVCGKMAPQRRQLCSFVNTTPVSGKTGNLPELRTSNVLFPANTTLFLIYFMISFRLLLSLKYPEEILFFLTGIFLFNISFYFLILKTFDTAVLVNKLGVHLQAFRLKKFEIPYEEVESITLYRLEKRSKKASLLLGIGGIAICGFVAYIAVGKGDWNVPILLISLLPLLLFAERKQRTQFRDLNTQLYIKTRHKKWYEWTPYYSLVTDEASAEELKSSIERHCEGI